The genomic stretch TTATTACCAAGATGCAAATAATTAAGTATGGATTATGACAAAGAGAGATAACGTGATGTATCTGAGTTATTTACTGAACATTTATGATCCATTACCATTTACTGACCAATTATATGTTTATGgataaaaatagtttttctgACAATGATATGAGAGTTGACCAAGTTTACAGCAAAGTGATGAGATGGGAGGAAGCTGTGTAACACGTCACTCACAAGAGTGGGCGGAACGCCTGATTCTAATTAGTACAAACTGTACAGTGTCCCCCAGAAGTAGAAAACCAGTGTTGACTTAATTTACTTTACACGTTATACATTGTAAATAAGTTCTTTTCACGTCTGTAACAATTATTGTGAAAAGAACTGTAAACAATCTTCAAAGATATTAATTAGACCTTATTTTAGCAACAATTAATTTTGGTCACTACGCCAAGATGCCAGAAATACTGAAGGTTTTGCTCATTCTTCCATGTATGTAAAAGACATACATTTACTCATAACTATATTACTTCTGGGttttaaataatgaaatttagcTTTATCTACacaaagttttgaaataacGATTTGAATTTCTATAACATTTCGTTTGGATTACAAAGAAATGTGGCATATATACTACAAATCTTAATGACACACCTACCAGGTTTTTCGCATACTTTCTAGGTTTCATTGTAATGACAGCCTCAGAAGGCATCATGTGCTACAAATGCACCCCAACAAAGGAATTTAATTCTCAGAGATCTTTGGGATGCTCTCAGTTCGATCGAAGTCAGCGGTTCAAGGTTTACTGTCCAAAATCTACGTTCTGTATGAATAAAACTTATTCTGTTCCTCTACTGCACGGAGGTAAGTACTATTAGAGTTAATGATATGAAGGCGAAGGATATAttactttaaaaattttaaactcgAATTTTCTGAActtttctgaaattgaaatcattgaGCGGGACTGCGCTCCACAGAAAGAAGTATCTTACTACTGGAATGATTCGAAATGGAATAGTGAAGAACGACTAGTAAGCTCCGCTTACAATGAAAGGTGTTCCATGTTTGAAGATACGGGCAGGCCTGGTAAACCTGCAGAATATTGTTACTGTGGGTCAGATTCATGCAATGCATAACTGATTGCAGGAGATATTAACGATATGCAACGACTGTGTGATTACTTGAACTCAGTACTACTACTAGGGAGGGACGTTCTTCTGCTGTAAATGTTGAATGATTCATTGCTTTTTCAAACATGGGATAGCAAAATATTTGGTTACAGCACAACTTGCACTGCATAGCCCACGGTGTggttaaaattctttttaaatcTCAAGTAACTAATGGAATAACGATTGAAttaatcataaaaatattatgttaCACTTGTGTTATACCTattgaaacgtataattttgaaaaacttattgttagtttaaTTTGTCAGGTTATAATTACCGACGAATATTAAGATTGAAAAACTTAATTAAATGAGAAACAAAATGGGATTAAGTTAATTATTCCacaaaagtacaaaaattactaacataattttattgatacaACAAATTAACATTCTTATATTTTAAATACCACTAGTGGTAAATAATCTCTCGTTGTTACGTTGGAAtgatatatttcaaatttctgtttattttaaaatatgaCTGCAGGAGAGTGAATTATTCTGTACCAACTTGCAGTACGTCAAAACACACACCGCAAACTCGTACTGGTTTGTTCAATCCAAATTTCAGTATTGGTACATCCTGACCAGAGCATTTGCTACACAAAATCCGTCCACAATGACgactaaaaaataaataaggatATGGAATCAAATATTGTTGCACTATTATTGAGGGAGGAATGCTTTTTAAATCAGTGCGTAAA from Neodiprion virginianus isolate iyNeoVirg1 chromosome 3, iyNeoVirg1.1, whole genome shotgun sequence encodes the following:
- the LOC124299874 gene encoding uncharacterized protein LOC124299874, which produces MPEILKVLLILPCFIVMTASEGIMCYKCTPTKEFNSQRSLGCSQFDRSQRFKVYCPKSTFCMNKTYSVPLLHGEIEIIERDCAPQKEVSYYWNDSKWNSEERLVSSAYNERCSMFEDTGRPGKPAEYCYCGSDSCNA